One segment of Mesoplodon densirostris isolate mMesDen1 chromosome 6, mMesDen1 primary haplotype, whole genome shotgun sequence DNA contains the following:
- the PIGO gene encoding GPI ethanolamine phosphate transferase 3 isoform X3, with translation MRKISVLLFLAWVGFLFYAGIALFTSGFLLTRLELTNHSSCQEPPGPGSLPWGSRGEPGACWMPSRFSRLVLVLIDALRFDFAQPQLSHVSGEPPVSLPFLGKLGFLQRILEIQPHHARLYQSKVDPPTTTMQRLKALTTGSLPTFIDAGSNFASYAIAEDNLVKQLTSTGRRVVFMGDETWNDLFPGAFSQAFFFPSFDVRDLHTVDNGILEHLYPTMDSGEWDVLITHFLGVDHCGHKHGPHHPEMAKKLSQMDQVIQGLVERLENDTLLVVTGDHGMTTSGNHGGDSELETSAALFLYSPTALFPSAPPEEPEVIPQISIVPTLALLLGLPIPFGNIGEVIAEVFSEVEDSQPHSSTLAQASALHLNAQQVSRFLHTYSTAAQDLQVKELHRLQHLFSKASADYQRLLQSPQGAEAALQTVITELQQFLRGVRAMCIESWARFSLVRMAGGAALLAATCFLCLLVSQWATSPGFYFRPLLIPMAWGLTGAVVCAGLLATTGLKLDSVVLGAMAAVGSLLPFLWKAWAGWGAKRPLAALLPMPGPVLLLLLIRFAGFFSDSFVIAEARAAPFLLISLILLLVAQLHWEGKLLPPKLLTIPRLGFLTPAGPPRHNGTHALGLGVGLLLCIRLAGLFHRCPEETPACSSSPWLSPLASMVGGRAKNVWYGACVGALAALLAAVRLWLRRYGNLKSPEPPVLFVRWGLPLMGLGTAAYWALASGADEAPPRLRALVAGASVMLPRAVAGLAASGLMLLLWRPVTVLVKAAAGAPRTRTVLTPFSGPPTSQADLDYVVPQIYRHMQEEFRGRLERTKSQGPLTVAAYQLGSVYSAAMVTALTLLAFPLLLLHAERISLVFLLLFLQSFLLLHLLAAGIPITTPGPAGFMEEGDKQYSKTQFLWKCCILVLLLCLGRQSLLGPSWQHRPSIPRVTSPSFQLSIGMLPSWESQRAMTLPGCLLCWWEPTPLPPISSLQ, from the exons ATGCGGAAGATCTCAGTGCTGCTCTTCCTGGCCTGGGTGGGCTTCCTCTTCTACGCCGGCATTGCTCTCTTCACCAGTGGCTTCCTGCTCACCCGTTTGGAGCTCACCAACCATAGCAGCTGCCAAGAGCCCCCAGGCCCTGGGTCCCTGCCATGGGGGAGCCGAGGGGAGCCCGGGGCCTGCTGGATGCCTTCCCGATTCTCCCGGCTTGTGCTGGTGCTGATAGACGCTCTGCGATTTGACTTTGCCCAGCCCCAGCTCTCACATGTTTCTGGGGAGCCTCCCGTCTCCCTACCTTTCCTGGGCAAACTGGGCTTCTTGCAGAGGATCCTGGAAATTCAGCCCCACCATGCCAGGCTCTACCAGTCCAAGGTTGACCCCCCGACCACCACCATGCAGCGCCTCAAGGCCCTCACCACCGGCTCACTACCTACCTTTATTGACGCTGGCAGTAATTTTGCCAGCTACGCCATAGCGGAAGACAATCTCGTGAAGCAGCTTACCAGTACAG GAAGGCGTGTGGTCTTCATGGGAGATGAAACCTGGAACGATCTTTTTCCTGGAGCTTTCTCCCAAGCTTTCTTTTTCCCGTCCTTCGATGTTAGAGACCTACACACGGTGGACAATGGTATCCTGGAACACCTCTACCCAACCA TGGACAGTGGTGAATGGGATGTGCTGATTACTCACTTCCTGGGTGTGGATCACTGTGGCCACAAGCATGGCCCTCATCATCCTGAAATGGCCAAGAAACTTAGCCAAATGGACCAAGTGATCCA GGGACTCGTGGAGCGTCTGGAGAATGACACACTGCTGGTAGTGACTGGGGACCATGGGATGACCACGAGTGGGAACCATGGAGGGGACAGTGAGCTGGAGACCTCAGCTGCACTTTTTCTGTATAGTCCCACAGCCCTCTTCCCCAGTGCCCCACCAGAG GAGCCAGAGGTAATTCCTCAAATCAGCATTGTGCCTACGCTGGCCCTGCTGTTGGGCCTCCCCATCCCATTTGGGAACATCGGGGAGGTGATAGCTGAGGTGTTCTCAGAGGTTGAAGACTCCCAGCCTCACTCTTCTACTCTggcccaagcctcagctctccatctcaatgccCAGCAG GTGTCCCGATTTCTTCACACCTACTCAACTGCTGCTCAGGACCTCCAAGTTAAGGAGCTTCATCGACTGCAGCACCTCTTCTCCAAAGCTTCTGCTGACTACCAGCGGCTTCTGCAGAGCCCCCAGGGGGCTGAGGCAGCGCTACAGACTGTGATTACTGAGCTGCAGCAGTTCCTGCGGGGAGTTCGGGCCATGTGCATTGAGTCTTGGGCTCGTTTTTCTCTGGTCCGCATGGCAGGGGGTGCTGCTCTCTTGGCTGCTACCTGCTTTCTTTGCCTACTGGTATCCCAGTGGGCAACATCTCCAGGCTTCTATTTCCGCCCTCTCCTAATACCCATGGCCTGGGGTTTGACTGGGGCCGTAGTGTGTGCTGGACTCCTGGCAACTACTGGGCTGAAGCTGGATTCAGTGGTTCTAGGGGCCATGGCTGCAGTGGGCTCACTTCTGCCTTTTCTGTGGAAAGCCTGGgctggctggggagctaagagGCCCCTGGCAGCCCTGCTTCCCATGCCTGGGCCTGTCCTGTTACTCCTGCTCATTCGCTTTGCTGGTTTTTTCTCTGATAGCTTTGTTATAGCCGAGGCCAGGGCCGCCCCCTTCCTTTTGATCTCACTCATCTTGCTCCTGGTTGCCCAGCTTCACTGGGAGGGCAAGCTGCTGCCACCTAAGCTACTCACAATACCTCGCCTTGGCTTTCTGACCCCGGCAGGCCCCCCACGTCACAATGGCACGCATGCCCTGGGGCTTGGAGTTGGGTTGCTTTTATGTATAAGGCTAGCTGGGCTTTTTCATCGCTGCCCTGAAGAGACGCCTGCTTGCAGCTCCTCTCCCTGGCTGAGTCCCCTGGCATCCATGGTGGGTGGTCGAGCCAAGAATGTGTGGTATGGAGCTTGTGTGGGGGCGCTGGCGGCCCTGTTAGCTGCCGTGCGCCTGTGGCTTCGCCGCTATGGTAATCTCAAGAGCCCTGAGCCCCCTGTGCTCTTTGTGCGCTGGGGGCTGCCGCTGATGGGACTAGGCACTGCCGCCTACTGGGCCTTGGCATCAGGGGCGGATGAAGCACCCCCACGTCTCCGGGCCCTGGTCGCTGGGGCATCAGTTATGTTACCTAGGGCTGTGGCCGGGTTGGCTGCTTCAGGGCTCATGCTGCTGCTCTGGAGGCCTGTGACGGTGCTGGTGAAAGCTGCAGCGGGTGCTCCACGGACCAGGACTGTCCTCACTCCCTTCTCAGGCCCCCCCACTTCTCAGGCTGACCTGGATTATGTGGTTCCTCAAATCTACCGACACATGCAGGAGGAGTTCCGGGGCCGGCTAGAGAGGACCAAATCTCAGGGCCCCCTGACGGTGGCCGCCTATCAGTTGGGGAGTGTCTACTCAGCTGCTATGGTCACGGCCCTCACCCTCTTGGCTTTTCCACTTCTGCTATTGCATGCAGAGCGCATTAGCCTTGTGTTCCTGCTTCTGTTTCTGCAGAGCTTCCTTCTCCTGCATCTGCTTGCTGCTGGGATACCCATCACCACCCCTG GGCCAGCAGGGTTCATGGAGGAGGGAGACAAACAGTACTCCAAGACTCAATTCTTATGGAAATGCTGCATCCTC GTCCTTTTACTGTGCCTTGGCAGGCAGTCTCTGCTTGGGCCTTCATGGCAACACAGACCTTCTATTCCACGGGTCACCAGCCCGTCTTTCCAGCTATCCATTGGCATGCTGCCTTCGTGGGAGTCCCAGAGGGCCATGACTTTACCTGGCTGTCTGCTTTGCTGGTGGGAACCAACACCTTTGCCTCCCATATCCTCTTTGCAG TAG
- the PIGO gene encoding GPI ethanolamine phosphate transferase 3 isoform X5 yields the protein MRKISVLLFLAWVGFLFYAGIALFTSGFLLTRLELTNHSSCQEPPGPGSLPWGSRGEPGACWMPSRFSRLVLVLIDALRFDFAQPQLSHVSGEPPVSLPFLGKLGFLQRILEIQPHHARLYQSKVDPPTTTMQRLKALTTGSLPTFIDAGSNFASYAIAEDNLVKQLTSTGRRVVFMGDETWNDLFPGAFSQAFFFPSFDVRDLHTVDNGILEHLYPTMDSGEWDVLITHFLGVDHCGHKHGPHHPEMAKKLSQMDQVIQGLVERLENDTLLVVTGDHGMTTSGNHGGDSELETSAALFLYSPTALFPSAPPEEPEVIPQISIVPTLALLLGLPIPFGNIGEVIAEVFSEVEDSQPHSSTLAQASALHLNAQQVSRFLHTYSTAAQDLQVKELHRLQHLFSKASADYQRLLQSPQGAEAALQTVITELQQFLRGVRAMCIESWARFSLVRMAGGAALLAATCFLCLLVSQWATSPGFYFRPLLIPMAWGLTGAVVCAGLLATTGLKLDSVVLGAMAAVGSLLPFLWKAWAGWGAKRPLAALLPMPGPVLLLLLIRFAGFFSDSFVIAEARAAPFLLISLILLLVAQLHWEGKLLPPKLLTIPRLGFLTPAGPPRHNGTHALGLGVGLLLCIRLAGLFHRCPEETPACSSSPWLSPLASMVGGRAKNVWYGACVGALAALLAAVRLWLRRYGNLKSPEPPVLFVRWGLPLMGLGTAAYWALASGADEAPPRLRALVAGASVMLPRAVAGLAASGLMLLLWRPVTVLVKAAAGAPRTRTVLTPFSGPPTSQADLDYVVPQIYRHMQEEFRGRLERTKSQGPLTVAAYQLGSVYSAAMVTALTLLAFPLLLLHAERISLVFLLLFLQSFLLLHLLAAGIPITTPGPAGFMEEGDKQYSKTQFLWKCCILVSAFPNSPVMRVVNYAYIHHSQ from the exons ATGCGGAAGATCTCAGTGCTGCTCTTCCTGGCCTGGGTGGGCTTCCTCTTCTACGCCGGCATTGCTCTCTTCACCAGTGGCTTCCTGCTCACCCGTTTGGAGCTCACCAACCATAGCAGCTGCCAAGAGCCCCCAGGCCCTGGGTCCCTGCCATGGGGGAGCCGAGGGGAGCCCGGGGCCTGCTGGATGCCTTCCCGATTCTCCCGGCTTGTGCTGGTGCTGATAGACGCTCTGCGATTTGACTTTGCCCAGCCCCAGCTCTCACATGTTTCTGGGGAGCCTCCCGTCTCCCTACCTTTCCTGGGCAAACTGGGCTTCTTGCAGAGGATCCTGGAAATTCAGCCCCACCATGCCAGGCTCTACCAGTCCAAGGTTGACCCCCCGACCACCACCATGCAGCGCCTCAAGGCCCTCACCACCGGCTCACTACCTACCTTTATTGACGCTGGCAGTAATTTTGCCAGCTACGCCATAGCGGAAGACAATCTCGTGAAGCAGCTTACCAGTACAG GAAGGCGTGTGGTCTTCATGGGAGATGAAACCTGGAACGATCTTTTTCCTGGAGCTTTCTCCCAAGCTTTCTTTTTCCCGTCCTTCGATGTTAGAGACCTACACACGGTGGACAATGGTATCCTGGAACACCTCTACCCAACCA TGGACAGTGGTGAATGGGATGTGCTGATTACTCACTTCCTGGGTGTGGATCACTGTGGCCACAAGCATGGCCCTCATCATCCTGAAATGGCCAAGAAACTTAGCCAAATGGACCAAGTGATCCA GGGACTCGTGGAGCGTCTGGAGAATGACACACTGCTGGTAGTGACTGGGGACCATGGGATGACCACGAGTGGGAACCATGGAGGGGACAGTGAGCTGGAGACCTCAGCTGCACTTTTTCTGTATAGTCCCACAGCCCTCTTCCCCAGTGCCCCACCAGAG GAGCCAGAGGTAATTCCTCAAATCAGCATTGTGCCTACGCTGGCCCTGCTGTTGGGCCTCCCCATCCCATTTGGGAACATCGGGGAGGTGATAGCTGAGGTGTTCTCAGAGGTTGAAGACTCCCAGCCTCACTCTTCTACTCTggcccaagcctcagctctccatctcaatgccCAGCAG GTGTCCCGATTTCTTCACACCTACTCAACTGCTGCTCAGGACCTCCAAGTTAAGGAGCTTCATCGACTGCAGCACCTCTTCTCCAAAGCTTCTGCTGACTACCAGCGGCTTCTGCAGAGCCCCCAGGGGGCTGAGGCAGCGCTACAGACTGTGATTACTGAGCTGCAGCAGTTCCTGCGGGGAGTTCGGGCCATGTGCATTGAGTCTTGGGCTCGTTTTTCTCTGGTCCGCATGGCAGGGGGTGCTGCTCTCTTGGCTGCTACCTGCTTTCTTTGCCTACTGGTATCCCAGTGGGCAACATCTCCAGGCTTCTATTTCCGCCCTCTCCTAATACCCATGGCCTGGGGTTTGACTGGGGCCGTAGTGTGTGCTGGACTCCTGGCAACTACTGGGCTGAAGCTGGATTCAGTGGTTCTAGGGGCCATGGCTGCAGTGGGCTCACTTCTGCCTTTTCTGTGGAAAGCCTGGgctggctggggagctaagagGCCCCTGGCAGCCCTGCTTCCCATGCCTGGGCCTGTCCTGTTACTCCTGCTCATTCGCTTTGCTGGTTTTTTCTCTGATAGCTTTGTTATAGCCGAGGCCAGGGCCGCCCCCTTCCTTTTGATCTCACTCATCTTGCTCCTGGTTGCCCAGCTTCACTGGGAGGGCAAGCTGCTGCCACCTAAGCTACTCACAATACCTCGCCTTGGCTTTCTGACCCCGGCAGGCCCCCCACGTCACAATGGCACGCATGCCCTGGGGCTTGGAGTTGGGTTGCTTTTATGTATAAGGCTAGCTGGGCTTTTTCATCGCTGCCCTGAAGAGACGCCTGCTTGCAGCTCCTCTCCCTGGCTGAGTCCCCTGGCATCCATGGTGGGTGGTCGAGCCAAGAATGTGTGGTATGGAGCTTGTGTGGGGGCGCTGGCGGCCCTGTTAGCTGCCGTGCGCCTGTGGCTTCGCCGCTATGGTAATCTCAAGAGCCCTGAGCCCCCTGTGCTCTTTGTGCGCTGGGGGCTGCCGCTGATGGGACTAGGCACTGCCGCCTACTGGGCCTTGGCATCAGGGGCGGATGAAGCACCCCCACGTCTCCGGGCCCTGGTCGCTGGGGCATCAGTTATGTTACCTAGGGCTGTGGCCGGGTTGGCTGCTTCAGGGCTCATGCTGCTGCTCTGGAGGCCTGTGACGGTGCTGGTGAAAGCTGCAGCGGGTGCTCCACGGACCAGGACTGTCCTCACTCCCTTCTCAGGCCCCCCCACTTCTCAGGCTGACCTGGATTATGTGGTTCCTCAAATCTACCGACACATGCAGGAGGAGTTCCGGGGCCGGCTAGAGAGGACCAAATCTCAGGGCCCCCTGACGGTGGCCGCCTATCAGTTGGGGAGTGTCTACTCAGCTGCTATGGTCACGGCCCTCACCCTCTTGGCTTTTCCACTTCTGCTATTGCATGCAGAGCGCATTAGCCTTGTGTTCCTGCTTCTGTTTCTGCAGAGCTTCCTTCTCCTGCATCTGCTTGCTGCTGGGATACCCATCACCACCCCTG GGCCAGCAGGGTTCATGGAGGAGGGAGACAAACAGTACTCCAAGACTCAATTCTTATGGAAATGCTGCATCCTCGTGAGCGCATTTCCTAATTCTCCAGTGATGAGAGTGGTGAATTATGCGTATATTCACCActcacagtga